The Rhea pennata isolate bPtePen1 chromosome Z, bPtePen1.pri, whole genome shotgun sequence genome includes a region encoding these proteins:
- the LOC134153389 gene encoding interferon-like encodes MAAPAARHPCLWHGATLLLLLLPALGTALRCANLRTQQTTFNWDSLQLLLAMAPRLTHTCAQQDPTFPFPNTLLTIQDPQQATAAILRILDHLFTTLSSENTPAHWDAQAHQQLLNQLHDQIQHLQQCLPGAGRDSKTRVPLTHQLSIATYFRHIQNFLRTHNHSPCAWDSVRIEAQTCFQRIHNLTRIMAD; translated from the coding sequence ATGGCAGCGCCCGCAGCACGACACCCCTGCCTGTGGCACGGCGCCacgctgctcctgctcctcctgcccgcTCTCGGCACTGCCCTCCGCTGCGCCAACCTTCGCACCCAGCAGACCACCTTCAACTGGGacagcctccagctcctcctcgcCATGGCTCCTCGCCTGACACACACCTGCGCCCAACAGGACCCAACTTTCCCCTTCCCCAACACCCTCCTCACAATCCAGGACCCACAACAAGCCACCGCCGCCATCCTACGCATCCTCGACCACCTCTTCACCACTCTCAGCAGCGAAAACACCCCCGCCCACTGGGACGCGCAAGCGCACCAACAGCTCCTCAACCAGCTCCACGACCAAATCCAACACCTCCAGCAATGCCTCCCGGGCGCCGGCAGGGATTCCAAAACCCGAGTGCCTCTCACCCACCAGCTCAGCATCGCCACATACTTCCGGCACATCCAGAACTTCCTGCGCACGCACAACCACAGCCCCTGCGCCTGGGACAGCGTCCGCATCGAAGCTCAAACCTGCTTCCAGCGCATCCACAACCTCACCCGCATCATGGCGGATTAG
- the LOC134153391 gene encoding interferon-like, producing MAAPAARHPCLWHGATLLLLLLPALGTALRCTNLRTQQTTFNWDSLQLLLAMAPRLTHTCAQQDPTFPFPNTLLTIQDPQQATAAILRILDHLFTTLSSENTPAHWDAQAHQQLLNQLHDQIQHLQQCLPGAGRDSKTRVPLTHQLSIATYFRHIQNFLRTHNHSPCAWDSVRLEAHTCFQRIHNLTRIMAD from the coding sequence ATGGCAGCGCCCGCAGCACGACACCCCTGCCTGTGGCACGGCGCCacgctgctcctgctcctcctgcccgcTCTCGGCACTGCCCTCCGCTGCACCAACCTTCGCACCCAGCAGACCACCTTCAACTGGGacagcctccagctcctcctcgcCATGGCTCCTCGCCTGACACACACCTGCGCCCAACAGGACCCAACTTTCCCCTTCCCCAACACCCTCCTCACAATCCAGGACCCACAACAAGCCACCGCCGCCATCCTACGCATCCTCGACCACCTCTTCACCACTCTCAGCAGCGAAAACACCCCCGCCCACTGGGACGCGCAAGCGCACCAACAGCTCCTCAACCAGCTCCACGACCAAATCCAACACCTCCAGCAATGCCTCCCGGGCGCCGGCAGGGATTCCAAAACCCGAGTGCCTCTCACCCACCAGCTCAGCATCGCCACATACTTCCGGCACATCCAGAACTTCCTGCGCACGCACAACCACAGCCCCTGCGCCTGGGACAGCGTCCGCCTCGAAGCTCACACCTGCTTCCAGCGCATCCACAACCTCACCCGCATCATGGCGGATTAG